The Magnolia sinica isolate HGM2019 chromosome 9, MsV1, whole genome shotgun sequence genome contains a region encoding:
- the LOC131255270 gene encoding receptor-like protein 35, which yields MSATNLSHVCGILLGNEVESSSLAHIYNASQASLFPPHPKSLQPKQMALLLSSLTNKASPFPNFFSILSSLFTYLLLCSLLFSSSFVFASVNTSKALSTQNQCIEDHFSALLHLKQGFNFSAEYTMTTLSSWNPDNRDYCSWEGIMCDGATDHVTRLDLSELNIFGRIDFVSLFCLQSLQRLNLASNYFDPSPIPSGFEHLTSLTHLNLSSLQFYGQIPLEISRLTTLLSLDLSYNEYTNGSYVEYLKLENPNIGAFVQNLWSLRELHLDSVNISARGSEWGLALSSALPHLHKLSLRYCGLSGPIHPSLSKLHFLSELHLSGNNLSSAIPKSIFRLPNLQTLDVSYNSLLSGSLPSSLASLRNLVHLDLSSNGFSGPIPSSLFSLPSLRELHLQCNQFSGQLGEFQNASSSLLEIIHLNENKFQGPIPRSVFQLTKLTELFLNSNSFNGTIPSFYGNALHNCIKLDFSNNSLSGTIPSSFFSLPSLEELYLPDNQFSGQLDEFHNASSLRWIILCNNNLEGPIPMSIFQLPKLEVLLLTSNNFSGDMDLGLFLNLKNLWSLSLSDNTFSVHDGGSNSTSASFPHIKYLYLKSCNISKFPGILRNQERLCALDLSDNRINGEIPNWIWKVGNGSLSYLNLSRNALEGLEQPFPHISLSSLKYIDLSFNKLKGSIPIPPLSSIFFSLSSNYFSGEVPSLICNCTCLQVLDLSRNHFNGSIPSCLGEISDVLTVLNLGGNAFNGTLLQIFKEWCTLETLDLNGNQLEGQVPSTLARCKKLEVLNLGNNHIHDTFPFWLENLSQLRILILGSNKFHGTIGQPLSNHSFLLLQIFDISCNNFTGNLSSNMFGSWKAMMEESKSQSQFISKTFDEGYYQDKVTIVSKRMEMELVKILTAFTVIDVSNNQFHGNIPESVGNLKSLLVLNMSYNRLIGQIPALLENMKELESLDLSHNSLSGEIPLQLTKLTFLEVLDLSQNFLIGSIPQGQQFSTFTNESFLGNLGLCGPPLSKKCNYIEASTPLAHSENKYIWESVWIGFAVGYGVGMGILFWTLALWTNGMRKFTIFSDRVLLLIFPCETFILMHQY from the coding sequence ATGAGTGCTACTAATCTGTCACACGTGTGCGGCATTTTATTGGGCAACGAAGTGGAAAGCTCTTCCCTTGCCCATATATATAATGCCTCCCAAGCATCCCTCTTCCCACCCCATCCCAAATCCCTCCAACCAAAGCAAATGGCTCTTCTCCTTTCCTCTCTTACCAATAAAGCCTCTCCATTTCCTAACTTCTTCTCCATTCTCTCTTCCTTATTTACGTATCTCTTGTTATGTTCCCtccttttctcttcctcttttgtCTTTGCCAGTGTCAATACCAGTAAGGCCTTGTCAACCCAAAACCAATGCATTGAAGATCATTTCTCTGCTTTGCTCCACCTCAAACAGGGCTTTAACTTCTCCGCTGAGTACACCATGACTACATTGTCCTCTTGGAATCCTGATAACAGGGATTACTGTTCTTGGGAAGGCATCATGTGTGATGGTGCCACTGATCACGTGACCAGGCTCGACCTCAGCGAGCTCAATATCTTCGGTCGGATTGATTTTGTAAGCCTCTTTTGTCTTCAGAGCCTGCAGAGGCTTAACCTCGCTTCCAATTACTTTGATCCCTCTCCAATTCCTTCTGGGTTTGAACATCTCACCAgtttgacccatctcaacctctcttCTTTGCAATTTTATGGCCAAATCCCACTGGAAATCTCCCGCTTGACCACTTTGCTGTCCCTCGATCTATCTTACAATGAGTATACCAATGGTTCGTATGTCGAATACCTGAAACTCGAAAACCCGAACATTGGAGCATTCGTCCAAAATTTGTGGAGTCTAAGAGAACTCCATCTCGATTCAGTAAACATCTCAGCGCGGGGTAGTGAGTGGGGACTGGCGTTATCCTCAGCACTCCCTCATCTCCACAAGTTGAGCTTGAGGTATTGTGGTCTATCAGGCCCCATCCATCCTTCCCTTTCCAAGCTCCATTTCCTATCTGAACTCCACCTCAGTGGAAACAATCTCTCTTCAGCCATACCGAAGAGTATTTTCCGGCTGCCAAACCTACAAACCCTGGATGTATCTTACAATTCACTTCTCAGTGGATCATTGCCATCATCTCTTGCCAGCCTCAGGAACCTCGTGCATTTGGATCTTTCATCCAATGGTTTCAGCGGTCCAAtcccatcatcattgttttcactcCCATCACTACGAGAGCTTCATCTCCAATGTAACCAATTTAGTGGTCAGCTTGGGGAATTCCAAAATGCATCCTCATCACTACTAGAGATCATCCACTTGAATGAAAACAAGTTCCAGGGGCCTATTCCAAGGTCAGTCTTTCAACTCACCAAGCTTACAGAGCTCTTTCTTAACTCCAATAGTTTCAATGGCACAATCCCTTCTTTTTATGGAAATGCACTTCATAATTGTATAAAACTTGACTTTTCCAACAATTCACTCAGTGggaccattccatcatcattcttTTCACTCCCATCATTAGAAGAGCTTTATCTCCCAGATAACCAATTTAGTGGTCAACTTGATGAGTTCCACAATGCCTCCTCTTTGCGATGGATCATTTTGTGTAACAACAACTTGGAGGGGCCTATTCCAATGTCCATCTTTCAACTCCCAAAGCTTGAAGTCCTCCTGCTTACATCAAACAATTTCAGTGGTGACATGGACCTTGGCTTATTCCTAAACCTTAAGAACCTCTGGAGCCTAAGTCTTTCAGATAACACCTTCTCAGTCCATGATGGCGGAAGCAATTCAACCTCTGCATCCTTCCCTCATATTAAATATTTGTATTTAAAATCTTGCAACATTAGCAAATTTCCAGGCATCTTGAGAAACCAAGAGAGGCTATGTGCTTTAGACCTTTCCGATAACAGAATCAATGGTGAAATACCCAACTGGATATGGAAGGTTGGAAATGGCAGTTTGTCTTATTTGAATCTTTCTCGGAATGCTCTGGAAGGATTAGAGCAACCGTTTCCtcatatttctttaagttcattgaAATATATTGACCTGAGCTTTAACAAGCTAAAAGGATCAATTCCAATTCCTCCTctctcttccattttcttttcactTTCAAGCAATTATTTTAGCGGAGAAGTTCCCTCACTTATTTGCAATTGCACTTGCTTACAAGTCCTCGATTTGTCTCGTAACCACTTCAATGGCTCTATTCCATCATGTTTGGGTGAAATAAGTGATGTCCTCACTGTGTTGAATCTTGGAGGAAATGCATTTAATGGCACCTTACTTCAAATATTCAAAGAGTGGTGTACTCTAGAGACACTTGATCTCAATGGAAATCAGTTGGAAGGGCAGGTGCCAAGTACTTTGGCCCGGTGCAAGAAGCTAGAAGTGTTAAACCTTGGAAACAATCACATACATGATACCTTCCCATTTTGGTTGGAAAATTTGTCTCAACTGCGCATTCTCATCTTAGGATCCAACAAATTTCACGGCACCATTGGACAACCCTtatcaaatcactcctttctacTGTTGCAAATCTTTGACATCTCTTGCAATAACTTCACAGGTAACTTGTCATCAAATATGTTCGGGAGTTGGAAGGCAATGATGGAGGAGTCTaaatcccaatctcaattcaTTAGCAAAACATTTGATGAAGGGTACTATCAAGATAAAGTGACTATAGTGAGCAAGAGAATGGAAATGGAACTGGTAAAGATCCTTACCGCCTTCACGGTAATAGATGTCTCAAATAACCAATTTCATGGAAATATTCCAGAATCAGTTGGGAATTTAAAATCATTGCTTGTGCTCAATATGTCCTACAACCGTCTCATAGGCCAAATTCCTGCATTATTGGAGAACATGAAGGAACTTGAGTCATTAGATCTTTCACATAATAGTTTGTCTGGTGAGATCCCTTTACAGCTAACAAAGCTAACGTTCCTCGAGGTGTTGGACCTCTCGCAAAACTTCCTCATAGGAAGCATACCGCAAGGTCAACAATTTAGTACATTCACAAATGAATCATTTCTAGGGAACTTGGGATTATGTGGCCCTCCATTGTCAAAGAAATGCAACTACATCGAGGCTTCAACACCACTAGCACATTCAGAAAATAAATACATCTGGGAATCAGTGTGGATTGGGTTTGCAGTTGGATACGGAGTGGGAATGGGAATTCTTTTTTGGACTCTAGCACTTTGGACAAATGGAATGAGGAAATTCACTATATTCAGTGATAGAGTGCTTCTGTTGATTTTTCCATGTGAGACATTTATTTTAATGCATCAATACTAA